One stretch of Bacteroidota bacterium DNA includes these proteins:
- a CDS encoding response regulator: MTSHDRRTSTISKAKTLLIIDDELSFVEVTKILMEIAGYKVLTAYDGLEGITAFKKNLETVDVIICDLNMPKLGGHKAIHSFLSLKPTIKILVISGSIMEEDIPTYLEPGKIEFLRKPFLTDTLLETISHLLV, from the coding sequence ATGACTTCCCATGACCGTAGAACTTCAACAATCAGTAAGGCGAAAACCTTATTGATTATTGATGATGAACTATCTTTTGTAGAAGTGACCAAAATATTGATGGAAATAGCCGGTTATAAGGTGCTTACCGCATATGATGGTCTGGAAGGAATAACTGCATTTAAAAAAAACCTTGAGACCGTCGATGTAATAATCTGCGATCTTAATATGCCAAAACTGGGGGGACATAAAGCAATACATAGTTTTCTTTCTTTGAAGCCAACAATCAAAATATTGGTCATCAGCGGATCGATTATGGAAGAAGATATTCCGACCTATTTAGAACCGGGAAAAATTGAATTTCTCCGGAAGCCATTTTTAACGGACACACTGTTAGAAACAATTAGTCATTTATTAGTTTGA
- the surE gene encoding 5'/3'-nucleotidase SurE, whose product MKKKLSILVSNDDGILAEGLSALVKELQTIAEVTIVAPDSQQSAVGHAITVHRPLRVREVKKDGDFFGYAVDGTPADCVKLAIRNVMKTKPDLVISGINHGSNTAISVIYSGTVSAATEGTILGIPSFAMSLTTFEANADFSYAAKFARQLALKVTEHGLPNGTLLNVNVPPLLEKEIQGVVITRQGKSIWNDEFEARRDPGNKQYFWLKGELVELDEEEDIDQRAILNNKVSITPIQFDLTNYALIENLKQWKIEK is encoded by the coding sequence ATGAAAAAGAAACTTTCAATTTTAGTTTCCAATGATGATGGTATTTTAGCAGAAGGATTAAGTGCATTAGTAAAAGAATTACAGACAATTGCAGAAGTAACAATTGTTGCACCGGACAGTCAGCAAAGTGCGGTTGGACATGCGATCACTGTTCATCGTCCACTACGTGTGCGGGAAGTAAAAAAAGACGGAGATTTTTTTGGTTATGCGGTTGACGGAACGCCGGCGGACTGCGTAAAACTTGCTATCCGAAATGTCATGAAGACAAAACCTGATCTTGTCATTTCAGGCATCAATCATGGTTCAAATACGGCAATCAGTGTTATTTATTCGGGAACTGTTTCTGCGGCGACGGAAGGGACAATTCTTGGTATTCCCTCATTCGCAATGTCATTAACAACATTTGAAGCCAATGCAGATTTTTCGTATGCGGCAAAATTTGCTCGTCAACTTGCATTAAAAGTTACTGAGCACGGTCTGCCGAATGGAACGTTATTGAATGTTAATGTTCCCCCATTATTGGAAAAAGAGATTCAAGGGGTTGTTATCACACGGCAGGGAAAATCAATCTGGAACGATGAATTTGAAGCACGGCGCGATCCGGGAAACAAACAATATTTTTGGCTGAAAGGGGAATTAGTGGAGTTGGATGAAGAAGAGGACATTGATCAGCGAGCAATTTTGAATAATAAAGTGTCTATTACTCCAATTCAATTCGACTTGACGAATTACGCCTTAATAGAAAACCTAAAACAGTGGAAAATAGAAAAATGA
- a CDS encoding response regulator codes for MKKILIVDDDDHMRILITTVFKASGFEMMEADNGGDALEMIKNNSPDLIISDVMMDNMNGFMLREELKSDPKLANIPFILMTGMAMTAGAWEADPTVGYIVKPFIMPDLLAIVEKKLSSV; via the coding sequence ATGAAAAAAATCTTGATTGTTGATGATGATGATCATATGAGGATATTGATAACAACCGTTTTTAAGGCGAGTGGATTTGAAATGATGGAGGCGGACAACGGTGGAGATGCATTAGAAATGATAAAAAATAATTCTCCGGATCTGATCATCAGCGACGTCATGATGGATAATATGAATGGGTTCATGTTGCGCGAAGAGTTGAAAAGTGATCCGAAGTTGGCAAATATTCCTTTCATACTCATGACCGGTATGGCCATGACAGCCGGCGCATGGGAAGCTGATCCAACGGTTGGCTATATTGTGAAACCGTTCATTATGCCCGACCTATTAGCAATAGTAGAAAAAAAGTTATCTTCGGTATGA
- a CDS encoding phosphoribosyltransferase family protein yields the protein MNVFTSTLHAVKDFLFVTTCFHCNEQLKNDEQRICHRCWNELSFVGEDDYTYKVLQERFAMENAVDEFYTLYYFEKGKLLQSLAHSLKYEEITSFGFELGQRLSVKIRSKHIDFIVPVPLNKRKERERGYNQSDFIAHGLASVIHVPVMTNLVQRVKYTITQTHLNAEQRKSNIAEAFAVKNGDTIQGKNILIVDDIITTGSTIQELGKVLKAGGAKMIIAGSAGLAKLGENV from the coding sequence ATGAATGTTTTTACTTCAACACTTCATGCTGTGAAAGATTTTCTCTTCGTTACTACCTGTTTCCATTGTAACGAACAATTGAAGAATGATGAACAGCGAATCTGCCATCGGTGTTGGAACGAATTGTCCTTTGTTGGAGAAGATGATTATACATATAAAGTATTGCAAGAACGTTTCGCTATGGAGAATGCGGTTGACGAATTTTACACTCTGTATTACTTTGAAAAAGGAAAATTACTTCAAAGTCTTGCACATTCGTTAAAATATGAAGAGATAACATCCTTTGGATTTGAGTTGGGACAAAGGTTGTCAGTGAAAATACGTAGCAAGCATATTGATTTCATCGTTCCGGTGCCGCTCAACAAACGAAAAGAACGGGAACGAGGATATAATCAAAGCGATTTTATTGCACATGGTTTGGCTTCGGTCATTCATGTTCCGGTAATGACGAATCTGGTTCAGCGAGTAAAATATACTATCACACAAACTCATCTGAACGCAGAGCAACGGAAATCAAATATTGCCGAAGCGTTTGCGGTAAAAAATGGTGATACGATACAAGGAAAGAATATTTTAATTGTTGACGACATCATTACGACAGGGTCCACAATTCAAGAATTGGGAAAAGTGTTAAAAGCAGGGGGAGCAAAAATGATTATTGCAGGGTCGGCAGGTTTGGCAAAATTAGGGGAAAATGTGTAA